In Streptomyces sp. NBC_01426, one genomic interval encodes:
- a CDS encoding pirin family protein, with protein sequence MPAVTVENPLTLPRVAEPAQETAARKVLAVTTAPGGFEGEGFPVRRAFAGINYQYLDPFIMMDQMGEVEYAPGEPKGTPWHPHRGFETVTYLIDGTFVHQDSNGGGGVINGGDTQWMTAGSGLLHIEAPPESLVVSGGLFHGLQLWVNLPATDKMMPPRYQDIGGGQVQLLSTPDGGSLLRVIAGELDGHEGPGITHTPITMIHATITPGAQITLPWREDFNALAYVLAGRGSVGQDRRPIHKGQTAVFGEGGSLTVRADESQDSNAPDLEVVLLGGRPIREPMAHYGPFVMNSKHELQQAFDDFQAGRLGTVPTTARTR encoded by the coding sequence ATGCCTGCAGTGACTGTGGAGAACCCGTTGACGCTCCCCCGCGTCGCGGAGCCCGCCCAGGAGACCGCCGCCCGCAAGGTGCTGGCCGTCACGACCGCCCCGGGTGGTTTCGAGGGCGAGGGGTTCCCGGTGCGCCGCGCGTTCGCCGGGATCAACTACCAGTACCTCGACCCGTTCATCATGATGGACCAGATGGGCGAGGTGGAGTACGCGCCGGGCGAGCCGAAGGGCACCCCCTGGCACCCCCACCGCGGCTTCGAGACCGTCACCTACCTGATCGACGGAACCTTCGTCCACCAGGACAGCAACGGCGGCGGCGGAGTCATCAACGGGGGCGACACCCAGTGGATGACCGCCGGTTCGGGCCTCCTGCACATCGAGGCACCGCCGGAGTCCCTCGTCGTCTCGGGCGGGCTCTTCCACGGTCTCCAGCTGTGGGTGAACCTCCCGGCCACCGACAAGATGATGCCCCCGCGCTACCAGGACATCGGCGGCGGCCAGGTGCAGTTGCTGTCCACCCCGGACGGCGGCTCGCTGCTCCGCGTGATCGCCGGTGAACTGGACGGCCACGAGGGCCCCGGCATCACCCACACCCCGATCACGATGATCCACGCGACCATCACCCCGGGCGCCCAGATCACCCTGCCGTGGCGCGAGGACTTCAACGCCCTCGCCTACGTCCTGGCCGGGCGCGGTTCGGTCGGCCAGGACCGCCGGCCGATCCACAAGGGCCAGACGGCGGTGTTCGGCGAGGGCGGTTCCCTGACCGTCCGCGCGGACGAGTCCCAGGACTCCAACGCCCCGGACCTGGAGGTCGTCCTGCTCGGCGGTCGCCCGATCCGTGAGCCGATGGCGCACTACGGCCCGTTCGTCATGAACAGCAAGCACGAACTCCAGCAGGCGTTCGACGACTTCCAGGCCGGCCGCCTGGGCACCGTCCCCACGACGGCGCGCACCCGCTGA
- a CDS encoding helix-turn-helix domain-containing protein: MAARKDIDGSASVPAFYGKELRWQRERAGLTLQETVEGSFYGVSYLSEIERAQRRMPLDLARHVDRVLRTDGFFERCCEDARKARQGAHASYFAPVAESETRARTIEGWANAVIPGLLQTEAYAQATVYATHPLELPEQVEAKVRQRMERSRLFEAPQRPEYWVILHESLLRHTMLPPAGMAEQLDLIATLARRRRIVPQVLPWNGAVSLLGMLPVTLMEFDDQPPVVYTEGPYHGQLIDDPALVRQYAKAYDRLRAAALSSEASLAMIESTAEELRNGNHAD, translated from the coding sequence ATGGCCGCACGCAAGGACATTGACGGCTCGGCCAGCGTTCCGGCCTTCTACGGGAAGGAGTTGCGCTGGCAGCGGGAACGAGCCGGGCTGACGCTCCAGGAGACCGTGGAGGGCAGCTTCTACGGGGTGAGCTACCTCAGTGAGATCGAACGGGCCCAGCGGCGCATGCCATTGGATCTGGCACGGCACGTGGACCGGGTGCTGCGCACGGACGGCTTCTTCGAGCGGTGCTGTGAGGACGCGCGCAAGGCCCGGCAGGGCGCGCACGCGTCGTACTTCGCTCCGGTCGCGGAGTCGGAGACGCGGGCACGAACGATCGAGGGGTGGGCCAACGCGGTCATCCCCGGGCTCTTGCAGACCGAGGCGTACGCGCAGGCGACCGTCTACGCGACGCATCCGCTGGAACTGCCTGAGCAGGTGGAGGCGAAGGTGCGGCAGCGCATGGAACGAAGCCGGCTGTTCGAGGCGCCGCAGCGGCCCGAGTACTGGGTGATCCTGCACGAGTCCCTGCTGCGGCACACGATGCTTCCTCCCGCCGGGATGGCCGAGCAGTTGGATCTGATCGCCACCCTGGCCAGGCGCCGCCGGATCGTTCCACAGGTGCTTCCGTGGAACGGGGCCGTGTCCCTCCTGGGCATGCTCCCGGTCACGCTCATGGAGTTCGACGACCAGCCGCCGGTCGTCTACACGGAGGGCCCGTATCACGGTCAACTCATTGACGATCCGGCCCTCGTGAGGCAGTACGCCAAGGCTTACGATCGCCTCAGGGCCGCCGCGCTGTCATCGGAGGCGTCTCTTGCCATGATCGAATCCACGGCTGAGGAACTCCGCAATGGCAATCACGCAGACTGA
- a CDS encoding alpha/beta fold hydrolase, whose protein sequence is MHVHTLKVPGATLRYETRGSGPALLLLPGGGADAAVWDPLADTLADHFTVVACDPRGTTRSPLDGPPADQSPAEQADDAALLLAAVTDEPAYVLGISAGAIVAVDLLQRHPALVRRVVAHEPPLVELLPDAAEQRSFFASVVEAHRERGVEAAMAVMAAGTGGGDAGGGTRGDAAGSERRAPAAHTPPPPEVFRRMSANAPFFLEHQLRQFTGHLPDLDALAPYADRLVPAAGEESRGLLLRRPAEALARRLGAGLAEFPGGHVGCVERPAAFADRLLDVLLKS, encoded by the coding sequence ATGCACGTCCACACGCTCAAGGTCCCCGGCGCCACCCTCCGTTACGAGACCCGCGGCTCCGGGCCCGCCCTGCTGCTCCTGCCCGGGGGCGGCGCCGACGCCGCCGTGTGGGACCCCCTCGCCGACACCCTCGCCGACCACTTCACGGTCGTGGCCTGCGACCCGCGCGGCACCACGCGCAGCCCGCTCGACGGACCGCCCGCGGACCAGAGCCCGGCCGAACAGGCCGACGACGCGGCGCTGTTGCTGGCGGCGGTCACCGACGAACCGGCGTACGTCCTCGGCATCAGCGCCGGCGCGATCGTCGCGGTGGACCTGCTCCAGCGTCACCCGGCGCTGGTACGACGGGTGGTGGCGCACGAGCCGCCGCTGGTGGAGCTGCTGCCGGACGCCGCGGAGCAGCGGAGCTTCTTCGCCTCGGTGGTGGAGGCCCACCGCGAGCGCGGCGTCGAGGCCGCGATGGCCGTGATGGCGGCGGGCACGGGCGGCGGCGACGCCGGGGGCGGTACGCGCGGCGACGCCGCCGGGAGCGAGCGCCGCGCCCCCGCCGCGCACACCCCGCCGCCGCCGGAGGTGTTCCGGCGGATGTCGGCGAACGCGCCGTTCTTCCTCGAACACCAACTGCGCCAGTTCACCGGGCACCTGCCCGACCTCGACGCGTTGGCCCCGTACGCCGACCGGCTGGTGCCGGCGGCCGGCGAGGAGTCGCGCGGGCTGCTCCTGCGACGCCCGGCCGAGGCGCTGGCGCGCCGACTCGGCGCCGGGCTCGCCGAGTTCCCCGGCGGACACGTCGGCTGCGTCGAGCGGCCGGCCGCGTTCGCGGACCGGCTGCTCGACGTCCTGCTGAAGTCCTGA
- a CDS encoding AI-2E family transporter — protein MSTPLLPEPVRRLAAWCAVFLLVAGVVAVIVWLCATFRTAVTPALLALLGTALLGPMHRRLIRMKVNRSLAAALTCLAVVAFVGGVSYAVSLALIDTGDQIAASLRRAGEDLARHLGAAGTSLEDMAENAKGLLAKFGGTAASGVIAGISVVGEVIGTSILALLLIFFFLRDSDRAAGALRSLGPRAAGDIVEAMARRAFEAVEGFMRGTTFIALIDAACITIGLLILRVPGAFGLGALVFVGAYIPYLGAFLSGAIAVLVALADRGWVIGLWVLGVVLAVQVLEGHVLQPVIQSRTVQMHPAVVMLAITAGAGVAGILGMLLAVPLTAAAFGVASELRTRYETPPAPHPDTPPA, from the coding sequence GTGTCGACTCCCCTGCTCCCCGAGCCCGTCCGGCGGCTGGCCGCCTGGTGCGCCGTCTTCCTGCTCGTCGCCGGCGTCGTCGCGGTGATCGTCTGGTTGTGCGCCACCTTCCGGACCGCCGTGACGCCCGCGCTGCTCGCCCTGCTCGGGACGGCCCTGCTCGGACCGATGCACCGGCGGCTCATCCGCATGAAGGTCAACCGGTCGCTCGCCGCCGCGCTGACGTGCCTCGCGGTGGTGGCGTTCGTCGGCGGGGTCTCGTACGCCGTCTCCCTCGCGCTGATCGACACCGGCGACCAGATCGCCGCCTCGCTGCGACGCGCCGGCGAGGACCTCGCCCGTCATCTGGGCGCGGCCGGCACGTCGTTGGAGGACATGGCGGAGAACGCCAAGGGGCTGCTGGCCAAGTTCGGCGGCACGGCCGCCTCCGGGGTGATCGCCGGCATAAGCGTCGTCGGCGAGGTCATCGGCACCTCGATCCTCGCGCTCCTGCTGATCTTCTTCTTCCTGCGGGACTCCGACCGCGCCGCCGGCGCCCTGCGTTCGCTGGGGCCGCGCGCGGCCGGCGACATCGTGGAGGCGATGGCCCGACGGGCCTTCGAGGCCGTCGAGGGGTTCATGCGCGGGACCACCTTCATCGCCCTGATCGACGCCGCCTGCATCACGATCGGCCTGCTGATCCTGCGCGTGCCCGGCGCGTTCGGTCTGGGCGCGCTGGTCTTCGTCGGCGCCTACATCCCGTACCTCGGCGCCTTCCTCTCGGGCGCCATCGCCGTGCTCGTCGCCCTCGCCGACCGGGGGTGGGTGATCGGCCTGTGGGTGCTCGGCGTGGTGCTCGCCGTCCAGGTGTTGGAGGGGCACGTGCTCCAGCCGGTGATCCAGAGCCGTACCGTCCAGATGCACCCGGCGGTGGTCATGCTGGCCATCACCGCCGGCGCCGGCGTGGCCGGGATCCTCGGGATGCTCCTCGCCGTCCCCCTCACCGCCGCCGCCTTCGGCGTCGCGTCGGAACTCCGCACCCGCTACGAAACCCCACCCGCCCCGCACCCCGACACGCCCCCGGCCTGA
- a CDS encoding acyl-CoA dehydrogenase — protein MGHYKSNLRDIEFNLFEVLGRDKLYGTGPFGEMDTETAKTILSEMTRLSENELAASFEDADRNPPVFDPTTNTAPVPASFKKSYKAFMDSEYWRLGLPEEIGGTTSPRSLIWAFAETILGANPAVWMYSSGPAFAGILYEEGNEAQKKVAEIAVEKRWGSTMVLTEPDAGSDVGAGRTKAVQQDDGSWHIEGVKRFITSGEHDMEENILHYVLARPEGHGPGTKGLSLFLVPKFHFDWETGELGERNGVYATNVEHKMGLKASNTCEMTFGDQHPAKGWLIGDKHDGIRQMFMIIEFARMMVGTKAIATLSTGYLNALEYAKERVQGPDLANFMDKTAPKVTITHHPDVRRSLMTQKAYAEGMRALVLYTASVQDEIQVKQAAGEDASALIGLNDLLLPIVKGYGSEKSYEQLAQSLQTFGGSGYLQEYPIEQYIRDAKIDTLYEGTTAIQGQDFFFRKIVRDQGASLNVLSETIKKFLAEAVGGDDLAPARDALAKAAVDLEAIVGQMIVDLTATGEDVKNIYKVGQNTTRLLMASGDVVVGYLLLKGAAVAAEKLATASAKDVPFYTGKIAAAKFFAAEVLPGVSVQRALAESVDNTLMELDEAAF, from the coding sequence ATGGGGCACTACAAGTCGAATCTCCGCGACATCGAGTTCAACCTCTTCGAGGTGCTCGGCCGCGACAAGCTGTACGGCACCGGCCCGTTCGGTGAGATGGACACCGAGACCGCCAAGACCATCCTGAGCGAGATGACCCGGCTCTCCGAGAACGAGCTGGCCGCCTCCTTCGAGGACGCCGACCGCAACCCGCCGGTCTTCGACCCGACCACGAACACCGCGCCCGTCCCGGCGTCCTTCAAGAAGAGCTACAAGGCCTTCATGGACTCCGAGTACTGGCGCCTGGGCCTGCCCGAGGAGATCGGCGGCACCACCTCGCCCCGCTCGCTCATCTGGGCCTTCGCCGAGACGATCCTGGGCGCGAACCCGGCCGTGTGGATGTACTCCTCCGGCCCGGCGTTCGCCGGCATCCTCTACGAAGAGGGCAACGAGGCGCAGAAGAAGGTCGCGGAGATCGCGGTCGAGAAGCGCTGGGGCTCCACCATGGTCCTCACCGAGCCGGACGCCGGCTCGGACGTCGGCGCCGGCCGCACCAAGGCCGTGCAGCAGGACGACGGCTCCTGGCACATCGAGGGCGTCAAGCGCTTCATCACCTCCGGTGAGCACGACATGGAGGAGAACATCCTCCACTACGTCCTCGCCCGCCCCGAGGGCCACGGCCCGGGCACCAAGGGCCTGTCGCTCTTCCTCGTCCCGAAGTTCCACTTCGACTGGGAGACCGGCGAGCTGGGCGAGCGCAACGGCGTCTACGCGACGAACGTCGAGCACAAGATGGGCCTCAAGGCGTCCAACACGTGCGAGATGACCTTCGGCGACCAGCACCCCGCCAAGGGCTGGCTGATCGGTGACAAGCACGACGGCATCCGCCAGATGTTCATGATCATCGAGTTCGCCCGCATGATGGTCGGCACGAAGGCCATCGCGACGCTCTCCACCGGCTACCTGAACGCCCTGGAGTACGCCAAGGAGCGCGTGCAGGGTCCGGACCTGGCCAACTTCATGGACAAGACGGCCCCCAAGGTCACCATCACGCACCACCCCGACGTGCGCCGCTCGCTCATGACGCAGAAGGCGTACGCCGAGGGCATGCGCGCCCTCGTGCTGTACACCGCCTCCGTCCAGGACGAGATCCAGGTCAAGCAGGCCGCGGGCGAGGACGCCTCCGCGCTCATCGGCCTGAACGACCTGCTCCTGCCGATCGTGAAGGGCTACGGCTCGGAGAAGTCGTACGAGCAGCTCGCGCAGTCGCTCCAGACCTTCGGTGGCTCCGGCTACCTCCAGGAATACCCGATCGAGCAGTACATCCGGGACGCCAAGATCGACACCCTCTACGAGGGCACCACGGCGATCCAGGGCCAGGACTTCTTCTTCCGGAAGATCGTGCGCGACCAGGGCGCCTCCCTGAACGTGCTCTCCGAGACGATCAAGAAGTTCCTCGCCGAGGCCGTCGGCGGCGACGACCTCGCCCCGGCCCGCGACGCGCTCGCCAAGGCCGCCGTGGACCTGGAGGCCATCGTCGGCCAGATGATCGTGGACCTCACCGCCACCGGCGAGGACGTCAAGAACATCTACAAGGTCGGCCAGAACACCACCCGCCTGCTGATGGCCTCCGGTGACGTGGTCGTCGGATACCTGCTGCTCAAGGGCGCGGCCGTGGCCGCCGAGAAGCTGGCGACGGCCTCCGCGAAGGACGTCCCCTTCTACACCGGCAAGATCGCCGCCGCGAAGTTCTTCGCCGCGGAGGTCCTCCCCGGCGTCTCGGTCCAGCGCGCGCTGGCCGAGTCGGTGGACAACACCCTCATGGAGCTCGACGAGGCCGCCTTCTAG
- a CDS encoding DUF397 domain-containing protein — protein MAITQTDLDSAVWRKSSYSNGDGGNCVEIAEGFLRAAVWRKSSYSNGDGGDCVEVADGVTGLVPVRDSKRRHGPAVIVTAAAWVPFVRALKAGDLSG, from the coding sequence ATGGCAATCACGCAGACTGACCTGGACAGCGCCGTCTGGCGCAAGAGCAGTTACAGCAACGGCGACGGCGGCAACTGCGTGGAGATCGCAGAAGGGTTCCTCCGCGCCGCCGTCTGGCGCAAGAGCAGCTACAGCAACGGTGACGGCGGCGACTGCGTCGAAGTCGCCGACGGCGTCACCGGTCTCGTGCCGGTCCGGGACTCCAAGCGTCGGCACGGCCCCGCCGTGATCGTCACCGCCGCCGCGTGGGTTCCGTTCGTGCGGGCGCTGAAGGCCGGGGACCTGTCCGGCTGA
- a CDS encoding SpoIIE family protein phosphatase, which yields MRTEDVLAAIATGLWRWDNGSGTVTLDGEAARLLGLPPEHVVLPEVAVRSRFHPVDWNEINGIVNLAVAEGTLAEARLRIMDEDGRVLRTVRSRSKPVENRAPDGRVDYELIGTIQEIAEPQPGTTAVHTPITGDWRRSREAFLLDAGRALAEARSTAEVLRVAASLSMPGFSPDGLAVFGVAGDRLSIIGHHGHGPGAEGPFAEMQLDTDYPAAEVVRTGRAIYLPSPEDYKLRFPATWPLARHFGRISWAFLPLIVAGRTMGAWMAAFKHPVSFSPDERSVLTTVARMLAQALQRAGVAESERELTSGLQRSMMPQLGPEIPGMTLAARYVPTGGGLQVGGDWYDMIPLPSGRFALVIGDVQGHDVRAAGLMGQLRIAVRAYASEGHRPDAVLSRASRFLAGLCSTQDTADSASYDDTDFLSPRFATCLYVECDPRTGTLEVARAGHPEPAVRMTDGTVLMRSTAGGLPLGIVPDTDYPTTRFTLEPGETMMLCTDGLIETGGHDLDTGWARLRAILETEAPDGGTLDGDMAAGHLEKLADLLVQAVHGPSSHHTTGPLADRREDDIAVVLLCREGAGCGCGTPQTHPAPPSRRTLLTVAQAEPARIAGARRQIRELLHDWADSEQVDSAVLMVSEMVTNVLVHTDGDAVLVADAVGEPGTRRLRVEVADSSDELPHKRHPGEMASSGRGVLLMEMLADAWGVDPRGEGKSIWFELREQSKPAPDANPGADTAPDPDANTVSPPRP from the coding sequence GTGCGTACCGAGGATGTCCTGGCCGCGATCGCGACCGGCCTGTGGCGATGGGACAACGGGTCCGGGACCGTCACGCTCGACGGCGAGGCCGCCCGGCTGCTCGGGCTGCCCCCGGAGCACGTGGTCCTGCCGGAGGTCGCCGTACGGTCCCGGTTCCACCCGGTGGACTGGAACGAGATCAACGGCATCGTGAACCTGGCCGTCGCCGAGGGCACCCTCGCCGAGGCCCGGCTGCGGATCATGGACGAGGACGGGCGGGTGCTGCGCACCGTGCGCAGCCGCTCCAAGCCCGTGGAGAACCGCGCCCCGGACGGCCGTGTGGACTACGAGCTGATCGGCACCATCCAGGAGATCGCCGAGCCGCAGCCCGGCACCACCGCCGTGCACACCCCGATCACCGGGGACTGGCGGCGCTCCCGCGAGGCGTTCCTGCTGGACGCGGGCCGGGCGCTGGCCGAGGCGCGGTCCACGGCGGAGGTGCTGCGGGTGGCGGCGTCACTGTCCATGCCCGGGTTCAGTCCCGACGGGCTGGCCGTGTTCGGTGTGGCCGGCGACCGGCTGTCGATCATCGGGCACCACGGGCACGGTCCGGGGGCCGAGGGTCCCTTCGCGGAGATGCAGCTGGACACGGACTATCCGGCGGCGGAGGTCGTGCGCACCGGACGGGCGATCTACCTGCCGTCCCCGGAGGACTACAAGCTCCGCTTCCCGGCGACCTGGCCCCTGGCCCGGCACTTCGGCCGGATCTCCTGGGCCTTCCTCCCGCTGATCGTGGCGGGGCGGACCATGGGCGCCTGGATGGCCGCGTTCAAGCACCCGGTGTCCTTCTCGCCGGACGAGCGGTCGGTGCTGACGACGGTGGCCCGGATGCTGGCCCAGGCCCTCCAGCGGGCGGGCGTGGCGGAATCCGAGCGGGAGCTGACGAGCGGCCTCCAGCGGTCGATGATGCCGCAGCTCGGCCCGGAGATCCCGGGCATGACCCTCGCCGCCCGGTACGTCCCGACCGGCGGCGGGCTCCAGGTCGGCGGCGACTGGTACGACATGATCCCGCTGCCGTCGGGCCGGTTCGCCCTGGTCATCGGGGACGTGCAGGGCCACGACGTACGGGCCGCCGGGCTGATGGGCCAGCTGCGGATCGCCGTGCGGGCGTACGCCTCCGAGGGCCACCGACCGGACGCGGTGCTCTCGCGGGCCTCCCGGTTCCTCGCCGGGCTGTGCTCCACCCAGGACACGGCCGACTCGGCGTCCTACGACGACACCGACTTCCTCAGCCCACGCTTCGCGACCTGCCTGTACGTGGAGTGCGACCCGCGGACGGGAACGCTGGAGGTGGCGCGGGCCGGCCACCCCGAGCCCGCGGTCCGGATGACGGACGGCACCGTGCTGATGCGGTCCACGGCCGGCGGGCTGCCGCTCGGCATCGTCCCGGACACCGACTACCCGACGACCCGGTTCACCCTCGAACCCGGCGAGACGATGATGCTGTGCACCGACGGGCTCATCGAGACCGGCGGCCACGACCTGGACACGGGCTGGGCCCGGCTACGGGCCATCCTGGAGACCGAGGCCCCGGACGGCGGGACCCTCGACGGCGACATGGCGGCCGGGCACCTGGAGAAGCTGGCCGATCTGCTGGTGCAGGCCGTGCACGGGCCGTCCTCGCACCACACCACCGGCCCGCTGGCCGATCGGCGCGAGGACGACATAGCCGTGGTCCTGCTGTGCCGCGAGGGCGCGGGCTGTGGCTGCGGCACCCCGCAGACCCACCCGGCGCCGCCGTCGCGCCGCACCCTGCTGACCGTGGCGCAGGCGGAGCCGGCCCGGATCGCGGGAGCCCGCCGGCAGATCCGGGAGCTGCTGCACGACTGGGCGGACTCCGAACAGGTCGACTCGGCGGTGCTGATGGTCTCCGAGATGGTGACGAACGTACTGGTGCACACGGACGGCGACGCGGTGCTGGTCGCGGACGCGGTGGGCGAGCCCGGAACCCGGCGGCTGCGCGTGGAGGTGGCCGACTCCAGCGACGAACTGCCCCACAAGCGGCACCCGGGCGAGATGGCGTCGAGCGGACGCGGTGTGCTGCTGATGGAGATGCTCGCCGACGCGTGGGGCGTCGACCCGCGCGGTGAGGGCAAGTCGATCTGGTTCGAACTGCGCGAACAGTCCAAACCCGCCCCGGACGCGAACCCCGGCGCGGACACGGCCCCCGACCCCGACGCGAACACGGTCTCCCCGCCCCGACCGTGA
- a CDS encoding M18 family aminopeptidase, which produces MSSPTRFDRGHTDDLMTFLTASPSPYHAVANAAARLEEAGFRQVSETDAWDAGSGGRFVLRGGAIVAWYVPEGAAAHTPFRIVGAHTDSPNLRVKPVPDMSSQGWRQIAVEVYGGPLLNTWLDRDLGLAGRLTLRDGTERLVNVDRALLRVPQLAVHMDRSVNVDGLKLDKQRHMQPIWGLGEVREGDLIAFLEEEEGLPQGSVAGWDLMVHSIEAPSYLGRDRELLAGPRMDNLISVHAGVAALAAAARSDRPLDHIPVLAAFDHEESGSQSDTGADGPLLGNVMERSVFARGGTFEDRARAFAGTVCLSSDTGHAVHPNYAERHDPTHHPRANGGPILKVNVNQRYATDGSGRAVFANACERAGVPWQTFVSNNSIPCGTTIGPITAARHGIQTVDIGVAILSMHSARELCGADDPFLLANALVAFLEG; this is translated from the coding sequence ATGAGCTCTCCCACCCGCTTCGATCGCGGCCACACCGACGATCTGATGACCTTCCTGACGGCGAGTCCGTCGCCGTACCACGCCGTGGCCAACGCCGCGGCGCGGTTGGAGGAGGCAGGGTTTCGGCAGGTGTCGGAAACGGACGCCTGGGACGCGGGCTCGGGAGGCAGGTTCGTGCTCCGCGGCGGCGCGATCGTCGCCTGGTACGTGCCGGAGGGTGCCGCCGCGCACACCCCGTTCCGCATCGTCGGCGCACACACCGACTCCCCCAACCTGCGGGTCAAGCCGGTCCCCGACATGAGCTCCCAGGGGTGGCGTCAGATCGCCGTCGAGGTCTACGGCGGCCCGCTGCTCAACACCTGGCTGGACCGGGACCTCGGCCTGGCCGGGCGGCTGACGCTGCGCGACGGCACCGAGCGCCTGGTGAACGTGGACCGCGCGCTGCTGCGCGTGCCGCAACTGGCCGTGCACATGGACCGGTCGGTGAACGTCGACGGCCTCAAACTGGACAAGCAGCGCCACATGCAGCCGATCTGGGGTCTGGGCGAGGTCCGGGAGGGCGATCTGATCGCGTTCCTGGAGGAGGAAGAGGGCCTGCCGCAGGGCTCGGTGGCGGGCTGGGACCTGATGGTCCACTCCATCGAGGCGCCCTCGTACCTGGGCCGCGACCGCGAACTGCTCGCCGGACCGCGCATGGACAACCTGATCTCGGTCCACGCGGGCGTCGCGGCGCTGGCGGCGGCGGCGCGCTCGGACAGGCCCCTGGACCACATCCCGGTCCTGGCCGCGTTCGACCACGAGGAGAGCGGTTCGCAGTCGGACACCGGCGCGGACGGCCCGCTCCTGGGCAACGTGATGGAACGTTCTGTCTTCGCGCGCGGAGGCACGTTCGAGGACCGGGCGCGGGCCTTCGCCGGCACCGTCTGTCTGTCCTCGGACACCGGGCACGCCGTGCACCCCAACTACGCGGAGCGGCACGACCCGACGCACCACCCGCGCGCCAACGGCGGACCGATCCTGAAGGTGAACGTCAACCAGCGGTACGCGACGGACGGCAGCGGACGGGCGGTCTTCGCGAACGCCTGCGAGCGGGCCGGGGTGCCGTGGCAGACCTTCGTCTCCAACAACTCCATTCCCTGCGGCACGACGATCGGCCCGATCACGGCCGCCCGGCACGGCATCCAGACCGTGGACATCGGCGTGGCGATCCTGTCGATGCACAGCGCCCGTGAACTGTGCGGCGCGGACGACCCGTTCCTGCTGGCCAACGCTCTGGTGGCGTTCCTGGAGGGCTGA
- a CDS encoding ATP-binding protein, with amino-acid sequence MLALPQELSALRRAVRAHVDAPCHDLQLCVSELVGNVIVHVGEGTPVTLAITRTADGRTRVEVSDPDPRLWPVLRRATDEDEGGRGLAVLDAVAARWGVRPGPYSGKTVWAELPPP; translated from the coding sequence GTGCTCGCGCTGCCGCAGGAGCTGTCGGCGTTGCGCCGGGCCGTGCGGGCGCACGTGGACGCGCCCTGCCACGACCTCCAGCTCTGCGTGAGCGAGCTGGTCGGGAACGTGATCGTGCACGTCGGAGAGGGCACTCCCGTGACCCTCGCCATCACCCGCACGGCCGACGGCCGCACCCGGGTGGAGGTCAGCGACCCCGACCCCCGCCTGTGGCCCGTCCTGCGCCGGGCGACGGACGAGGACGAGGGCGGTCGGGGCCTGGCCGTGCTCGACGCCGTCGCCGCCCGCTGGGGCGTGCGCCCCGGCCCGTACAGCGGCAAGACCGTCTGGGCGGAACTCCCGCCCCCGTAG
- a CDS encoding SseB family protein, translating to MYGYDQTPGAQQQGYAQQPPPQQGYAQQPPLYPEPSPPSLADAVRAFTTGSLSAEDFQQIFATSKVYCPRGDTPGFLALHNTQQPVIPMFTTLKELRQYAGKESKYFVITGAEVIDLLPTGYGFVLDMEGDHRMVFDAKAVEQMVDFAMRRMYG from the coding sequence ATGTACGGCTACGACCAGACTCCGGGCGCCCAGCAGCAGGGCTACGCGCAGCAGCCCCCGCCCCAGCAGGGCTACGCGCAGCAGCCGCCGCTGTACCCCGAGCCCTCGCCGCCGTCGCTCGCCGACGCGGTGCGGGCCTTCACGACCGGGTCGCTGTCCGCCGAGGACTTCCAGCAGATCTTCGCGACCTCGAAGGTCTACTGTCCGCGCGGTGACACCCCGGGCTTCCTGGCGCTGCACAACACGCAGCAGCCGGTGATCCCCATGTTCACCACGCTCAAGGAGCTGCGCCAGTACGCCGGCAAGGAGTCCAAGTACTTCGTGATCACCGGCGCCGAGGTGATCGATCTGCTGCCGACCGGCTACGGCTTCGTCCTCGACATGGAGGGTGACCACCGGATGGTGTTCGACGCGAAGGCCGTCGAGCAGATGGTCGACTTCGCGATGCGCCGGATGTACGGCTAG
- a CDS encoding Yip1 family protein, which yields MDDIDRNGSRPAEHAGHDGHAENSGSAERDKPDEHDQHDQPDRRDEPDERRSPVLSALLWSLVTAACLFGAGYAAFRWASTGMPLSPQPGSPWAYLATWSAFCFVGCLLLRWAAVTEGGEGTGYVVLVVAFAGVRQSLAHRPDLDLLWAWAVPALLLGTAAALAWRRRSAHRA from the coding sequence GTGGACGACATCGACCGGAACGGCAGCCGGCCCGCCGAGCACGCCGGGCACGACGGGCACGCCGAGAACTCCGGCAGCGCCGAACGCGACAAGCCCGACGAGCACGACCAGCACGACCAGCCCGATCGGCGCGACGAGCCCGACGAACGCCGCTCACCGGTGCTCTCCGCGCTCCTGTGGTCCCTCGTCACCGCGGCCTGCCTGTTCGGCGCCGGCTACGCCGCCTTCCGCTGGGCGTCGACCGGCATGCCGTTGTCGCCGCAGCCCGGCTCCCCGTGGGCGTACCTCGCCACCTGGAGCGCGTTCTGCTTCGTCGGCTGCCTGCTGCTCCGCTGGGCGGCGGTCACCGAGGGCGGCGAGGGCACGGGCTACGTGGTCCTGGTCGTCGCCTTCGCCGGCGTCCGGCAGAGCCTGGCCCACCGCCCGGACCTCGACCTGCTCTGGGCCTGGGCCGTACCCGCACTCCTGCTGGGCACCGCCGCCGCCCTGGCCTGGCGCCGCCGCTCCGCGCACCGCGCCTGA